A window of Paenibacillus polygoni contains these coding sequences:
- a CDS encoding GTP pyrophosphokinase: MTFFTSTLQQVDEIIKREFIVLERSDKSELLDEKLGYLSIHYLVTLNDTRNNLLEYSRFNQLIAEIQVRTILQHAWAEIEHDIQYKWEVSITKSIRRRFTDLSGLLEIADREFQSIQEEDEKSRNESRANVREGRLAEVEITPDALKEYLNKKFGIDGRMTDFSYKYFASHLLEMGFSDFKQIDDCINGLDSISISRTNWGQRQGQLSRFEDALLTGMGENFKRLHPYAKREDREEWYSYWERRLKI; encoded by the coding sequence ATCACATTTTTCACAAGTACTCTTCAACAAGTGGATGAGATAATAAAAAGAGAATTTATTGTGTTAGAACGAAGTGACAAAAGCGAATTGCTTGATGAAAAGTTGGGCTACTTGAGTATTCATTATCTTGTAACACTCAATGATACTAGAAATAATTTGCTTGAGTATTCAAGGTTTAATCAGCTAATAGCTGAGATACAAGTTAGAACTATACTGCAACATGCTTGGGCAGAAATTGAACATGACATCCAATATAAATGGGAGGTCTCAATTACAAAATCAATAAGGAGACGTTTTACGGATCTATCAGGCTTACTAGAAATAGCGGATAGAGAATTTCAATCTATTCAAGAAGAAGACGAGAAATCTCGAAATGAATCTCGTGCAAATGTTCGAGAAGGTCGATTAGCAGAAGTAGAGATTACTCCGGATGCGTTAAAGGAATATCTAAATAAAAAGTTCGGAATTGATGGTCGAATGACTGATTTTTCCTATAAATATTTTGCTTCACATCTTCTTGAAATGGGATTTAGTGATTTCAAACAAATAGATGATTGCATTAATGGTCTTGATTCAATTTCTATTAGTAGAACAAATTGGGGTCAGAGACAAGGACAGCTTTCTAGATTCGAAGATGCACTTCTAACTGGAATGGGTGAAAACTTTAAAAGATTGCACCCGTATGCAAAAAGGGAGGACAGAGAAGAGTGGTACTCCTATTGGGAAAGAAGATTGAAGATTTAA
- the comI gene encoding competence inhibitor ComI, translating to MEVKDAITIMLLFGTFILALLTYINNNNKRK from the coding sequence ATGGAAGTGAAAGACGCAATAACGATCATGCTCCTATTTGGAACATTCATACTTGCTCTTTTAACATACATCAATAATAACAACAAGAGAAAGTAA
- a CDS encoding phospholipase D-like domain-containing protein, with translation MSYQKFSLITGQIDIVTSKGESNYQEVLNDFDSAEYIFVTTYNISQNREALLNSLKEAATHAEVRIVTNIPNRYENYYGDKVRKKASESINNYTKKLSSNDNEESIGAFFNFQNHSKVILTNNIAYIGSANFSEQSSNNRETGFIIRDRSLVQVVIDNLVPIILDESIRYYGNSFEEKKLVLSLLASRLESASIKIEEESYTYVGRFEEVKNYNYWDPQLRQESLEDVLGLLEEIEDEIYRTNELYETDEFADLIDSESIEQIKILFTEDDNISELAKFSETNYASDLIAEWNVHNEDMDEAAQRASDQTSERKQGLAEAAQQDIENFFLYVQRIQNSFELIIKKLEELQDEQETSIDNT, from the coding sequence ATGAGTTATCAAAAGTTTTCCTTAATAACTGGTCAAATAGACATTGTTACTTCTAAAGGTGAATCTAATTATCAAGAGGTTCTGAATGATTTTGATTCAGCAGAATATATTTTTGTGACGACCTATAATATATCTCAGAATAGAGAAGCGTTATTGAATTCGTTAAAAGAAGCAGCTACACATGCAGAAGTCAGAATTGTAACCAATATACCAAATCGTTATGAAAATTATTATGGAGATAAGGTACGTAAAAAAGCGAGTGAAAGTATAAATAATTATACTAAGAAACTTAGTAGCAATGATAACGAAGAATCAATAGGTGCTTTCTTTAACTTTCAAAATCATTCTAAAGTTATTCTTACAAATAACATAGCTTATATTGGTTCCGCTAACTTTTCTGAGCAAAGCAGTAATAATAGAGAAACTGGATTTATAATAAGAGATAGAAGTCTCGTTCAAGTAGTGATAGATAATCTTGTTCCAATAATCTTAGATGAAAGTATCAGATATTATGGGAATTCTTTCGAAGAAAAAAAGCTTGTATTGTCGTTACTTGCTTCTCGACTAGAGTCTGCTTCTATAAAAATTGAAGAGGAATCCTATACGTATGTTGGAAGATTTGAAGAAGTGAAAAATTATAATTACTGGGATCCACAACTTCGCCAAGAATCATTAGAAGATGTGCTAGGGCTTTTAGAAGAAATCGAAGATGAAATATACAGAACCAATGAATTGTATGAAACGGATGAATTTGCAGACTTAATAGATTCAGAATCTATTGAACAAATTAAAATTCTTTTTACAGAAGACGACAATATCTCAGAATTGGCAAAGTTCAGTGAGACAAACTATGCTTCAGATTTGATTGCTGAATGGAATGTCCACAATGAAGATATGGATGAGGCTGCGCAACGAGCCTCAGATCAGACTTCTGAGAGAAAACAAGGGTTAGCGGAAGCTGCACAACAAGATATAGAGAATTTTTTTCTGTATGTTCAAAGAATTCAGAACAGTTTTGAATTAATCATTAAGAAGCTTGAAGAATTACAAGATGAACAAGAAACAAGTATTGATAACACATAA
- a CDS encoding Nif3-like dinuclear metal center hexameric protein: MIIQQFKSHIEELFGHLLKDFKENDEYGYCNFTTAHYKKLGCATNITPEIVLQAAEKNVDLIVTHHDAWDFVYGMKERCVELLKEHNIAHFYIHLPLDYAEFGTCNSLLRLLGASNIIQQSHHVEGQSTIGIGEFGTSIMIEELVGVMENLLGERVYFQRNNNKVIRRIGMITGAGNGTNQLREALNRNCDVYITGEKTLYTVQYARFINMNLIIGSHTFTEIFGVRSLAHKVQEKFQNVVVIQLNEEHHETME; this comes from the coding sequence ATGATTATTCAACAATTCAAATCGCATATTGAAGAGTTATTTGGTCATTTACTCAAAGATTTTAAGGAAAATGATGAGTATGGTTATTGTAATTTTACAACAGCTCATTACAAAAAATTAGGCTGTGCAACAAACATTACTCCAGAGATCGTCTTGCAGGCTGCAGAGAAAAATGTTGATTTAATTGTTACCCACCATGATGCGTGGGATTTTGTTTATGGAATGAAAGAACGATGCGTAGAGTTATTGAAAGAACATAATATTGCGCACTTTTATATTCACTTGCCATTGGATTATGCTGAGTTTGGTACATGTAATTCATTGCTTCGATTATTAGGTGCTAGTAATATTATTCAACAATCTCACCATGTCGAAGGTCAAAGTACGATAGGAATTGGGGAGTTTGGTACTTCTATAATGATAGAAGAGCTAGTAGGAGTAATGGAGAATTTATTAGGTGAAAGAGTTTATTTCCAACGAAATAACAATAAAGTAATTAGAAGAATAGGTATGATAACAGGGGCAGGAAATGGAACGAACCAATTAAGGGAAGCTTTGAATAGAAATTGTGATGTTTATATAACTGGTGAAAAAACATTATACACCGTTCAATATGCCAGATTCATAAATATGAATCTAATTATTGGGAGTCATACATTTACCGAGATATTCGGAGTAAGATCACTTGCTCACAAGGTTCAAGAAAAATTCCAAAATGTAGTAGTTATACAGTTAAACGAAGAACATCATGAAACAATGGAATAA
- a CDS encoding YdeI/OmpD-associated family protein, whose product MNEFKINYVPQPDFSSCDEACLAMIAQISIEEAMAAMRGKKSSGSSVFYKALKRYKIDYLSWRDIDTIDELPPLCVLLVKFPTYTHSVLYCNGTFYDPEFGVFELKYEPNGEITHFMELYIDETYKNKEINVKIPQDFKEAFEKDEVANKLFQNLSYPEKSKFINGISHFKNPKTRKKNIEMRMTELKK is encoded by the coding sequence ATGAACGAATTTAAGATTAATTATGTACCTCAGCCAGATTTTTCATCTTGTGATGAGGCATGCTTAGCAATGATAGCACAAATTTCTATTGAAGAAGCAATGGCTGCAATGAGAGGAAAGAAAAGTTCAGGAAGTTCAGTTTTTTATAAAGCTCTAAAAAGGTATAAGATTGATTACTTGAGTTGGCGTGATATTGATACGATTGATGAACTTCCACCACTTTGCGTATTACTTGTTAAGTTTCCAACATATACACATAGTGTGCTTTACTGCAACGGAACTTTTTATGATCCGGAATTTGGCGTATTTGAATTGAAATATGAACCTAATGGGGAAATTACGCATTTTATGGAGCTCTACATTGATGAAACCTATAAGAACAAAGAAATAAATGTGAAGATTCCACAGGATTTCAAAGAAGCATTTGAGAAAGATGAAGTAGCAAACAAACTTTTTCAGAACTTATCGTATCCTGAAAAATCAAAATTTATAAATGGGATAAGCCACTTTAAGAACCCAAAGACAAGAAAAAAGAATATTGAGATGAGAATGACAGAACTTAAGAAGTAA
- a CDS encoding nucleotidyltransferase family protein, whose translation MSEYLTSEIEFDYEEHKQKTILEYLQLQPQYEAFSSSLKSILEHCLEQSGVYYHSIEARAKSIQSVGEKAVRPSKSDPNRPRYTEPVKEITDLAGV comes from the coding sequence ATGAGTGAGTATTTAACTTCTGAAATAGAATTTGATTATGAAGAACATAAACAAAAAACTATTTTGGAATATTTACAACTGCAACCTCAATATGAAGCTTTTAGTTCGTCATTAAAAAGTATTCTAGAACATTGTCTAGAACAAAGCGGAGTTTATTACCATTCAATAGAGGCGCGTGCAAAATCAATTCAAAGTGTTGGAGAAAAAGCAGTCAGGCCATCTAAAAGTGATCCTAATAGACCGAGGTATACTGAACCAGTAAAAGAGATTACTGATTTAGCAGGGGTATGA
- a CDS encoding SMI1/KNR4 family protein — protein MSISRIINQIRNHNDCIVLPPSGLPIIRKGLMIPKQVIDFYSVCGGLILFKSSDNCIEILPPTDVLPSNKVILSEETYNELLLEDELDISMNWYTIGKYDYNEYISIDFSTDLNRAGRCYDSFHETHGISGSNQIISKSLEELIERAFINNGEYPYFWLRDDFESIGDAYEDY, from the coding sequence ATGAGTATATCTCGAATTATTAATCAAATTAGAAACCACAATGACTGTATTGTCCTTCCTCCATCCGGACTACCGATTATTAGAAAAGGCTTAATGATACCAAAACAAGTGATTGACTTTTATTCTGTTTGTGGTGGTCTTATTTTGTTTAAGAGCTCTGATAATTGTATTGAGATTTTACCACCAACGGATGTATTACCTTCGAACAAAGTAATTCTAAGTGAAGAAACTTACAACGAATTATTGTTGGAAGATGAATTAGATATTTCAATGAATTGGTACACTATTGGGAAATATGACTATAATGAATATATTTCAATTGATTTTAGTACAGATCTAAATCGGGCTGGACGTTGTTATGATAGTTTTCATGAAACACATGGGATATCTGGAAGTAACCAAATCATTTCAAAATCACTTGAAGAATTAATTGAGAGGGCGTTTATAAATAACGGAGAGTATCCTTATTTTTGGTTAAGAGATGATTTTGAATCCATTGGAGATGCATATGAAGATTATTGA
- a CDS encoding histidine phosphatase family protein, with product MNNKTILYLVRHGQTEWNVLHKMQGHQDSPLTDYGVEQAKWLGDSLRNESIDLIYSSSSLRARRTAEIIRGELEVNIIECDEFREINLGVWEGKSQSEVRELYPMEFDNFWNDPEKFDLIGSETFNDVFIRAREKLREIITAHKGKTILIVTHTVVVKLLMAYFDNRRLKNIWKPPFIHPASLCKVVINEDDNSEIILNGDISHYKEIPTEG from the coding sequence ATGAATAATAAAACAATACTTTACTTAGTAAGACATGGACAGACTGAATGGAATGTTTTACATAAGATGCAAGGACACCAGGACTCACCATTAACTGATTATGGAGTAGAGCAAGCTAAATGGCTGGGTGATTCTCTTCGAAATGAAAGTATAGACCTTATTTATTCTAGTTCTAGCTTAAGGGCACGGAGAACTGCAGAGATAATTCGTGGGGAACTCGAAGTCAACATCATTGAATGTGATGAGTTTAGAGAAATAAATCTAGGCGTATGGGAAGGGAAGTCTCAGTCTGAAGTAAGAGAGTTGTATCCTATGGAATTTGATAACTTTTGGAATGACCCAGAAAAGTTTGATTTAATAGGAAGTGAAACTTTCAATGATGTATTTATTCGTGCTAGAGAAAAATTGCGCGAAATAATTACTGCTCATAAAGGAAAAACGATATTAATAGTTACCCATACTGTTGTAGTGAAATTATTAATGGCTTACTTTGATAATCGACGACTAAAAAATATTTGGAAACCTCCATTTATACATCCAGCGAGTCTTTGCAAGGTTGTTATAAATGAGGATGATAACTCGGAAATCATATTAAATGGTGATATAAGTCATTATAAAGAGATACCTACTGAGGGTTAA